In Mycobacterium sp. Aquia_216, a genomic segment contains:
- a CDS encoding carotenoid oxygenase family protein — MTSTQAVKSENPYLDGFLAPVGAEVTATDLEVTGQIPEHLDGRYLRNGPNPAAEVDPATYHWFTGDAMVHGVALRDGKACWYRNRWVRTPATSAALGEPQPEGLNPRAGMLSVGPNTNVLTHAGRTLALVEGGGANYQLTDELDTVGPCDFDGTLFGGYTAHPHRDPHTGELHAVSYSFGRGRTVQYSVIDTAGHARRTVDIEVSGSPMMHDFSLTDKYVVIYDLPVTFDPAQVVPANVPRWLSLPARLVVQSVLGRVRIPGPMVTAINSNRQPMHRMPYSWKDTYPARVGVMPRETGGSAANPPVRWFDIEPCYVFHPLNAYSEMRDGAEVLVLDVVSYARMFDHDLRGPGDSRPVLDRWTINLTTGALSTERRDDRPQEFPRIDETLLGARHRFGYTVGMDGGYLSGGATEMTSALYKHDYASGSSVAAALEPDLLLGEMSFVPNPVSGSRQRAEDDGVLMGYAYHRGRDEGQLLMLDAQTLESIATVHLPQRVPMGFHGNWAPTI; from the coding sequence ATGACTTCCACACAAGCAGTCAAGTCCGAGAACCCCTATCTCGACGGCTTCTTGGCGCCGGTGGGCGCCGAAGTGACCGCGACCGATCTCGAGGTCACCGGACAGATCCCGGAGCACCTGGACGGGCGCTACCTGCGCAATGGGCCCAACCCGGCCGCCGAGGTCGACCCGGCCACCTATCACTGGTTCACGGGTGACGCGATGGTGCACGGGGTAGCCCTGCGCGACGGCAAGGCCTGCTGGTACCGCAACCGCTGGGTCCGCACCCCGGCCACCAGCGCTGCGCTGGGCGAGCCCCAGCCCGAGGGGCTGAACCCGCGCGCCGGGATGCTGTCGGTCGGCCCCAACACCAACGTGCTGACTCACGCCGGGCGGACGCTGGCGCTCGTCGAGGGCGGCGGTGCCAACTACCAACTCACCGACGAGCTGGACACGGTAGGGCCCTGCGACTTCGACGGCACCCTGTTCGGTGGCTACACCGCCCACCCGCACCGGGATCCGCACACCGGCGAACTGCACGCGGTGTCCTACAGCTTCGGGCGCGGGCGCACCGTGCAGTACTCGGTGATCGACACCGCCGGGCACGCGCGGCGCACCGTCGACATCGAGGTGAGCGGTTCGCCGATGATGCACGACTTCTCGCTGACGGATAAGTATGTGGTGATCTACGACCTGCCGGTGACGTTCGACCCGGCGCAGGTCGTGCCGGCCAATGTGCCGCGCTGGCTGAGTTTGCCGGCCCGCCTGGTCGTGCAGTCGGTGCTCGGTCGGGTCCGGATTCCCGGTCCGATGGTGACGGCCATCAACAGCAATCGGCAGCCCATGCATCGGATGCCTTACAGCTGGAAGGACACCTACCCGGCGCGCGTCGGGGTGATGCCCCGCGAAACCGGTGGTAGCGCCGCCAACCCCCCGGTGCGCTGGTTTGACATCGAACCCTGTTACGTCTTTCACCCGCTCAATGCCTACTCCGAGATGCGCGACGGAGCGGAGGTCCTGGTGCTCGACGTGGTCAGCTACGCGCGGATGTTCGACCACGACCTGCGCGGCCCGGGCGACAGCCGGCCCGTACTGGACCGCTGGACCATCAACCTGACGACCGGTGCGCTCAGCACGGAGCGTCGCGACGATCGCCCGCAGGAGTTTCCCCGCATCGACGAGACCCTGCTGGGCGCACGACACCGATTCGGCTACACCGTCGGCATGGATGGCGGGTACCTGTCCGGTGGCGCAACCGAGATGACCTCGGCGCTCTACAAGCACGACTACGCGTCGGGTTCCAGTGTGGCCGCGGCCCTCGAACCCGACCTTTTGCTCGGCGAGATGTCCTTTGTCCCGAACCCCGTTAGCGGCTCGCGGCAGCGTGCCGAGGACGACGGCGTTTTGATGGGTTACGCCTATCACCGTGGCCGCGACGAAGGGCAATTGCTGATGCTGGACGCCCAGACCCTCGAGTCGATTGCGACCGTGCATCTGCCGCAGCGCGTACCGATGGGCTTCCACGGTAACTGGGCTCCGACCATCTGA
- a CDS encoding ABC transporter ATP-binding protein yields the protein MGVAIEVSGLTKSFGSSRIWEDVTLDIPSGEVSVLLGPSGTGKSVFLKSLIGLLRPERGSIVIDGTDIIECSAKELYEIRTLFGVLFQDGALFGSMNLYDNTAFPLREHTKKKEGEIRDIVMEKLELVGLGGDERKFPGEISGGMRKRAGLARALVLDPQIILCDEPDSGLDPVRTAYLSQLILDINAQIDATILIVTHNISVARTVPDNIGMLFRKHLVMFGPREVLLTSDEPVVRQFLNGRRIGPIGMSEEKDEATMAEEQAMVDAGHHSGGTEEIEGVPPQIVATPGMPERKAVARRQARVREMLHTLPKKAQTAILDDLEGTHKYQTREFGE from the coding sequence ATGGGCGTCGCTATCGAGGTCAGCGGGCTGACCAAGTCCTTCGGTTCCTCGAGGATTTGGGAAGACGTGACCCTCGACATCCCTTCTGGGGAGGTCAGCGTTTTGCTGGGCCCGTCGGGTACCGGCAAGTCCGTCTTCTTGAAGTCCTTGATCGGCCTGCTTCGTCCGGAACGTGGCTCGATTGTCATCGATGGCACCGACATCATCGAATGCTCGGCTAAGGAGCTCTACGAGATCCGCACGCTGTTCGGCGTGCTGTTCCAGGACGGCGCGCTGTTCGGCTCGATGAATCTGTACGACAACACCGCCTTCCCGCTGCGTGAGCACACCAAGAAGAAGGAAGGCGAGATCCGTGACATCGTCATGGAGAAGCTCGAACTGGTGGGCCTGGGCGGGGACGAGCGGAAGTTCCCCGGCGAGATCTCCGGCGGTATGCGTAAGCGTGCCGGCCTGGCCCGCGCTCTCGTCTTGGATCCGCAGATCATTCTGTGTGACGAGCCCGACTCCGGTCTGGACCCGGTCCGTACCGCCTACCTGAGCCAGCTGATCCTCGACATCAACGCCCAGATCGACGCGACCATTCTTATCGTCACGCACAACATCAGCGTTGCCCGCACCGTGCCGGACAACATCGGCATGCTGTTCCGCAAGCATCTGGTGATGTTCGGCCCTCGTGAGGTGCTGTTGACCAGCGATGAGCCGGTGGTGCGTCAGTTCCTCAACGGCCGCCGCATCGGTCCGATCGGCATGTCCGAAGAGAAGGACGAGGCGACCATGGCCGAAGAGCAGGCCATGGTCGATGCGGGTCACCACTCCGGCGGCACCGAGGAGATCGAGGGGGTGCCGCCCCAGATCGTCGCGACACCGGGGATGCCGGAACGCAAAGCGGTGGCACGGCGCCAGGCCCGGGTGCGCGAAATGCTGCACACGCTGCCGAAGAAGGCGCAGACGGCGATCCTCGACGATCTCGAGGGCACCCACAAATACCAAACGCGCGAATTCGGCGAATAG
- the rpoB gene encoding DNA-directed RNA polymerase subunit beta, which produces MAVSRQSKTDSSSNNSVPGAPDRVSFAKLREPLEVPGLLDVQTDSFEWLIGSPRWREIASGRGDVNPVGGLEEVLYELSPIEDFSGSMSLSFSDPRFDEVKAPVDECKDKDMTYAAPLFVTAEFINNNTGEIKSQTVFMGDFPMMTEKGTFIINGTERVVVSQLVRSPGVYFDESIDKSTEKLLHSVKVIPSRGAWLEFDVDKRDTVGVRIDRKRRQPVTVLLKALGWTNEQIHERFGFSEIMMSTLEKDNTAGTDEALLDIYRKLRPGEPPTKESAQTLLENLFFKEKRYDLARVGRYKVNKKLGLNAGEPITSSTLTEEDVVATIEYLVRLHEGQVTMTVPGGTEVPVETDDIDHFGNRRLRTVGELIQNQIRVGMSRMERVVRERMTTQDVEAITPQTLINIRPVVAAIKEFFGTSQLSQFMDQNNPLSGLTHKRRLSALGPGGLSRERAGLEVRDVHPSHYGRMCPIETPEGPNIGLIGSLSVYARVNPFGFIETPYRKVVDGVVSDEIEYLTADEEDRHVVAQANSPIDADGRFEETRVLVRRKAGEVEYVPSSEVDYMDVSPRQMVSVATAMIPFLEHDDANRALMGANMQRQAVPLVRSEAPLVGTGMELRAAIDAGDVIVADKAGVIEEVSADYITVMADDGTRHTYRMRKFARSNHGTCANQSPIVDAGDRVEAGQVIADGPCTENGEMALGKNLLVAIMPWEGHNYEDAIILSNRLVEEDVLTSIHIEEHEIDARDTKLGAEEITRDIPNVSDEVLADLDERGIVRIGAEVRDGDILVGKVTPKGETELTPEERLLRAIFGEKAREVRDTSLKVPHGESGKVIGIRVFSREDDDELPAGVNELVRVYVAQKRKISDGDKLAGRHGNKGVIGKILAVEDMPFMPDGTPVDIILNTHGVPRRMNIGQILETHLGWVAKAGWNIEGAPDWAANLPEDLRHAQPDQIVSTPVFDGAKEEELQGLLSCTLPNRDGDVMVNADGKSRLFDGRSGEPFPYPVTVGYMYIMKLHHLVDDKIHARSTGPYSMITQQPLGGKAQFGGQRFGEMECWAMQAYGAAYTLQELLTIKSDDTVGRVKVYEAIVKGENIPEPGIPESFKVLLKELQSLCLNVEVLSSDGAAIELREGEDEDLERAAANLGINLSRNESASVEDLA; this is translated from the coding sequence TTGGCAGTTTCTCGCCAGAGCAAGACGGACTCCTCTTCTAACAACTCCGTGCCTGGAGCACCTGACCGAGTTTCTTTCGCCAAGCTCCGTGAACCGCTCGAGGTTCCCGGTCTGCTTGACGTGCAGACGGACTCGTTTGAGTGGTTGATCGGCTCGCCGCGTTGGCGCGAGATCGCCTCCGGGCGGGGAGATGTCAACCCGGTCGGTGGCCTCGAAGAGGTGCTGTACGAGTTGTCCCCGATCGAGGACTTCTCGGGCTCGATGTCGCTGTCGTTCTCCGACCCCCGCTTCGACGAAGTCAAGGCGCCGGTGGACGAGTGCAAAGACAAGGACATGACCTACGCGGCTCCGCTGTTCGTCACGGCTGAGTTCATCAACAACAACACCGGTGAGATCAAGAGCCAGACGGTCTTCATGGGTGACTTCCCGATGATGACCGAAAAAGGCACGTTCATCATCAACGGGACCGAACGCGTCGTGGTCAGCCAGCTGGTCCGGTCGCCCGGTGTGTACTTCGACGAGTCGATCGACAAGTCGACCGAGAAGCTGCTGCACAGCGTCAAGGTGATTCCGAGCCGCGGTGCGTGGCTGGAGTTCGACGTCGACAAGCGCGACACCGTCGGTGTGCGCATCGACCGCAAGCGCCGTCAGCCGGTCACCGTGCTGCTCAAGGCGCTGGGCTGGACCAACGAGCAGATTCACGAGCGGTTCGGCTTCTCCGAGATCATGATGTCGACGCTGGAGAAGGACAACACCGCCGGCACCGACGAGGCGCTGCTGGACATCTACCGAAAGCTGCGTCCGGGCGAGCCGCCGACCAAGGAATCCGCGCAGACCCTGCTGGAGAACCTGTTCTTCAAGGAGAAGCGCTACGACCTGGCCCGCGTCGGTCGCTACAAGGTCAACAAGAAGCTCGGGCTGAACGCCGGCGAGCCGATCACGTCGTCGACGCTGACCGAGGAAGACGTCGTCGCCACCATCGAGTACCTGGTGCGCCTGCACGAGGGCCAGGTGACCATGACGGTTCCCGGCGGCACCGAGGTTCCGGTGGAGACCGACGACATCGACCACTTCGGTAACCGCCGCCTGCGCACCGTCGGTGAGCTGATCCAGAACCAAATCCGGGTCGGTATGTCGCGGATGGAGCGCGTCGTCCGCGAGCGGATGACCACGCAGGACGTCGAGGCCATCACGCCGCAGACCCTGATCAACATCCGTCCCGTCGTGGCGGCGATCAAGGAGTTCTTCGGCACCAGCCAGCTGTCCCAGTTCATGGACCAGAACAATCCGCTGTCCGGGCTGACCCACAAGCGTCGCCTCTCGGCGCTGGGGCCGGGCGGTCTGTCGCGTGAGCGCGCGGGCCTCGAGGTCCGGGACGTGCACCCGTCGCACTACGGCCGGATGTGTCCGATCGAGACCCCGGAGGGTCCGAACATCGGTCTGATCGGTTCGCTGTCGGTGTACGCGCGGGTCAACCCGTTCGGATTCATCGAGACGCCGTACCGCAAGGTGGTCGACGGTGTGGTCAGCGACGAGATCGAGTACCTGACCGCCGACGAGGAGGACCGCCACGTCGTGGCGCAGGCCAACTCGCCGATCGATGCCGACGGCCGCTTCGAAGAGACGCGCGTTCTGGTTCGCCGGAAGGCGGGCGAGGTCGAGTACGTGCCGTCGTCCGAGGTCGACTACATGGACGTTTCGCCGCGCCAGATGGTGTCGGTGGCCACGGCCATGATCCCGTTCCTCGAGCACGACGACGCCAACCGTGCCCTGATGGGTGCCAACATGCAGCGCCAGGCGGTTCCGCTGGTGCGCAGTGAGGCGCCGCTGGTCGGCACCGGTATGGAGCTGCGCGCCGCGATCGACGCCGGCGATGTGATCGTGGCCGACAAGGCCGGGGTGATCGAGGAGGTGTCCGCCGACTACATCACCGTGATGGCCGACGACGGCACCCGGCACACCTACCGGATGCGCAAGTTCGCCCGGTCCAACCACGGCACCTGCGCCAACCAGTCGCCGATCGTGGACGCGGGAGACCGGGTCGAGGCCGGCCAGGTGATCGCCGACGGTCCCTGCACCGAAAACGGTGAGATGGCGCTGGGCAAGAACCTGCTCGTGGCGATCATGCCGTGGGAAGGCCACAACTACGAGGACGCGATCATCCTTTCCAACCGCCTGGTTGAGGAGGACGTGCTCACCTCGATCCACATCGAGGAGCACGAGATCGATGCCCGCGACACCAAGCTGGGCGCCGAGGAGATCACCCGGGACATCCCGAACGTCTCCGACGAGGTGCTCGCCGACTTGGACGAGCGTGGCATCGTGCGGATCGGCGCCGAGGTTCGCGACGGCGACATCCTGGTCGGCAAGGTCACCCCGAAGGGTGAGACCGAGCTGACGCCGGAAGAGCGACTGCTGCGGGCGATCTTCGGTGAGAAGGCCCGTGAGGTCCGCGACACCTCGCTCAAGGTGCCGCACGGCGAATCCGGCAAGGTGATCGGCATTCGGGTGTTCTCTCGCGAGGACGACGATGAGTTGCCCGCCGGTGTCAACGAGCTGGTCCGTGTCTACGTGGCCCAGAAGCGCAAGATCTCCGACGGTGACAAGCTGGCCGGACGCCACGGCAACAAGGGCGTCATCGGCAAGATCCTGGCGGTCGAGGACATGCCGTTCATGCCGGACGGCACTCCGGTGGACATCATCCTGAACACCCACGGTGTGCCGCGACGGATGAACATCGGTCAGATCCTGGAGACGCACCTCGGTTGGGTCGCCAAGGCCGGTTGGAACATCGAGGGTGCCCCCGATTGGGCGGCGAACCTGCCGGAGGACCTTCGCCACGCTCAGCCGGACCAGATCGTGTCGACTCCGGTGTTCGACGGCGCCAAGGAGGAGGAGCTGCAGGGTCTGCTGTCCTGCACGCTGCCCAACCGCGACGGTGACGTGATGGTCAACGCGGACGGCAAGTCCAGGCTGTTCGACGGCCGCAGTGGCGAGCCGTTCCCGTACCCGGTGACCGTTGGCTACATGTACATCATGAAGCTGCACCACCTGGTGGACGACAAGATCCACGCCCGCTCCACCGGTCCGTACTCGATGATCACTCAGCAGCCGTTGGGTGGTAAGGCGCAGTTCGGTGGTCAGCGATTCGGTGAGATGGAGTGCTGGGCCATGCAGGCCTACGGTGCCGCCTACACGCTGCAGGAGCTGTTGACCATCAAGTCCGACGACACCGTCGGCCGGGTCAAGGTGTACGAGGCGATCGTCAAGGGCGAGAACATCCCGGAGCCGGGTATCCCCGAGTCGTTCAAGGTGTTGCTCAAGGAGCTGCAGTCGCTGTGCCTCAACGTTGAGGTGCTGTCGTCGGACGGCGCAGCGATCGAGCTACGCGAGGGCGAGGACGAGGACTTGGAGCGTGCTGCGGCAAACCTGGGAATCAACTTGTCCCGCAACGAATCTGCGTCCGTTGAGGACCTGGCCTGA
- a CDS encoding DNA-directed RNA polymerase subunit beta', with protein MLDVNFFDELRIGLATAEDIRQWSYGEVKKPETINYRTLKPEKDGLFCEKIFGPTRDWECYCGKYKRVRFKGIICERCGVEVTRAKVRRERMGHIELAAPVTHIWYFKGVPSRLGYLLDLAPKDLEKIIYFAAYVITAVDDEMRHNELSTLEAEMVVERKGVEDQRDADLEARAQKLEADLAELEAEGAKADARRKVRDGGEREMRQLRDRAQRELDRLEDIWTTFTKLAPKQLIVDENLYRELIDRYGEYFTGAMGAESIQKLIENFDIDAEADILRDVIRNGKGQKKLRALKRLKVVAAFQQSGNSPMGMVLDAVPVIPPELRPMVQLDGGRFATSDLNDLYRRVINRNNRLKRLIDLGAPEIIVNNEKRMLQESVDALFDNGRRGRPVTGPGNRPLKSLSDLLKGKQGRFRQNLLGKRVDYSGRSVIVVGPQLKLHQCGLPKLMALELFKPFVMKRLVDLNHAQNIKSAKRMVERQRPQVWDVLEEVIAEHPVLLNRAPTLHRLGIQAFEPMLVEGKAIQLHPLVCEAFNADFDGDQMAVHLPLSAEAQAEARILMLSSNNILSPASGRPLAMPRLDMVTGLYYLTTEVDGANGEYRAAADDQPEQGVYSSPAEAIMASDRGLLSVRAKIKVRLTQLRPPAEIEAALFGQNGWRPGDSWKAETTLGRVLFNELLPLGYPFVNKQMHKKVQAAIINDLAERYPMIVVAQTVDKLKDAGFYWATRSGVTVSMADVLVPPRKKEILDHYEDRADKVEKQFQRGALNHDERNEALVEIWKEATDEVGKALREHYPNDNPIITIVDSGATGNFTQTRTLAGMKGLVTNPKGEFIPRPIKSSFREGLTVLEYFINTHGARKGLADTALRTADSGYLTRRLVDVSQDVIVREHDCETERGINVELAERQPDGTLIRDPYIETSAYARTLGADAIDEAGNVVVARGEDLGDPSIEALLAAGITQIKVRSVLTCTTGTGVCATCYGRSMATGKLVDIGEAVGIVAAQSIGEPGTQLTMRTFHQGGVGEDITGGLPRVQELFEARVPRGKAPIADVSGRIQLEDGERFYKITIVPDDGGEEVVYDKLSKRQRLRVFKHEDGSERVLSDGDHVEVGQQLMEGSADPHEVLRVQGPRQVQIHLVRETQEVYRAQGVSIHDKHIEVIVRQMLRRVTIIDSGATEFLPGSLIERAGFEAENRRVVAEGGEPAAGRPVLMGITKASLATDSWLSAASFQETTRVLTDAAINCRSDKLQGLKENVIIGKLIPAGTGINRYRNIQVQPTEEARAAAYTIPSYEDQYYSPDFGQATGAAVPLDDYGYSDYR; from the coding sequence GTGCTCGACGTCAACTTCTTCGATGAGCTCCGTATTGGTCTGGCCACCGCGGAGGACATCAGGCAATGGTCTTACGGCGAGGTCAAGAAGCCGGAGACGATCAACTACCGCACGCTGAAGCCCGAGAAGGACGGCCTGTTCTGCGAGAAGATCTTCGGACCGACTCGCGACTGGGAGTGCTACTGCGGCAAGTACAAGCGCGTGCGCTTCAAGGGCATCATCTGCGAACGCTGTGGCGTCGAGGTGACTCGCGCCAAAGTGCGTCGCGAGCGGATGGGCCACATCGAGCTGGCCGCACCGGTCACGCACATCTGGTACTTCAAGGGCGTGCCATCGCGCTTGGGGTACCTGCTGGACCTGGCGCCGAAGGATCTCGAGAAGATCATCTACTTCGCCGCCTACGTGATCACCGCGGTCGACGACGAGATGCGGCACAACGAGCTGTCTACGCTCGAGGCCGAAATGGTGGTGGAGCGCAAGGGCGTTGAGGACCAGCGCGACGCTGACCTGGAGGCCCGGGCGCAGAAGCTGGAGGCCGACCTGGCCGAGCTGGAGGCCGAGGGCGCGAAAGCCGATGCGCGGCGCAAGGTTCGGGACGGCGGCGAGCGTGAGATGCGCCAGCTCCGTGACCGTGCCCAGCGTGAGCTGGACCGGCTGGAGGATATCTGGACCACCTTCACCAAGCTGGCCCCCAAGCAGCTGATCGTCGACGAGAACCTCTACCGCGAGCTCATCGACCGCTACGGCGAGTACTTCACCGGGGCGATGGGTGCGGAGTCGATCCAGAAGCTGATCGAGAACTTCGACATCGACGCCGAGGCCGACATCCTGCGTGACGTCATTCGAAACGGCAAGGGGCAGAAGAAGCTTCGTGCGCTCAAGCGGCTGAAGGTCGTCGCGGCCTTCCAGCAGTCGGGCAACTCCCCGATGGGCATGGTGCTCGACGCGGTCCCGGTCATTCCGCCGGAGCTGCGTCCGATGGTGCAGCTCGACGGTGGCCGGTTCGCCACCAGCGACCTCAACGACCTGTACCGCCGTGTGATCAACCGCAACAACCGCCTCAAGAGGCTGATCGACCTCGGCGCGCCCGAGATCATCGTCAACAACGAGAAGCGGATGCTGCAGGAGTCGGTCGACGCGCTGTTCGACAACGGCCGTCGCGGTCGCCCGGTCACCGGGCCGGGCAACCGTCCGCTCAAGTCGCTGTCGGATCTGCTCAAGGGTAAGCAGGGCCGGTTCCGTCAGAACCTGCTCGGTAAGCGAGTCGACTACTCTGGCCGTTCGGTCATCGTGGTCGGTCCGCAGCTCAAGTTGCACCAGTGCGGCCTGCCCAAGCTGATGGCGCTGGAGCTGTTCAAGCCGTTCGTGATGAAGCGGCTGGTCGACCTCAACCACGCGCAGAACATCAAGAGCGCCAAGCGCATGGTGGAGCGCCAGCGTCCCCAGGTGTGGGACGTGCTCGAAGAGGTCATCGCCGAGCACCCGGTGCTGCTGAACCGCGCGCCCACCCTGCACCGACTCGGTATTCAGGCCTTCGAGCCAATGCTGGTGGAGGGCAAGGCTATTCAGCTGCACCCGTTGGTGTGCGAGGCGTTCAACGCCGACTTCGACGGTGACCAGATGGCGGTGCACCTGCCGCTGAGTGCCGAGGCGCAGGCCGAGGCTCGCATCCTGATGCTGTCGAGCAACAACATCCTGTCGCCCGCGTCCGGCCGCCCGTTGGCCATGCCGCGACTCGACATGGTGACCGGGCTGTACTACCTGACCACCGAGGTGGACGGGGCCAATGGTGAATACCGCGCGGCCGCGGACGACCAGCCGGAGCAGGGCGTGTACTCCTCACCCGCCGAGGCGATCATGGCGTCCGACCGCGGTCTGCTCTCGGTGCGGGCCAAGATCAAGGTCCGGTTGACGCAGCTGCGTCCCCCGGCCGAGATCGAGGCCGCGCTGTTCGGTCAGAACGGTTGGCGGCCAGGTGATTCGTGGAAGGCCGAGACGACCCTGGGCCGGGTGCTGTTCAACGAGCTGCTGCCGCTGGGCTACCCGTTCGTGAACAAGCAGATGCACAAGAAGGTGCAGGCGGCCATCATCAACGACCTGGCCGAGCGCTACCCGATGATCGTGGTCGCACAGACCGTCGACAAGCTCAAGGACGCCGGCTTCTACTGGGCGACCCGAAGCGGTGTCACGGTCTCGATGGCCGACGTGTTGGTTCCGCCGCGTAAGAAGGAGATCCTCGACCACTACGAGGATCGGGCCGACAAGGTCGAAAAGCAGTTCCAGCGTGGTGCTTTGAACCACGACGAGCGCAACGAGGCGCTGGTGGAGATCTGGAAGGAAGCCACCGACGAGGTCGGTAAGGCGCTGCGGGAGCACTACCCCAACGACAACCCGATCATCACGATCGTCGACTCGGGCGCCACGGGTAACTTCACCCAGACGCGAACACTGGCCGGCATGAAGGGCCTGGTGACCAACCCGAAGGGTGAGTTCATCCCGCGTCCGATCAAGTCGTCGTTCCGTGAGGGCCTGACCGTGCTGGAGTACTTCATCAACACGCACGGTGCTCGAAAGGGCTTGGCCGACACCGCGTTGCGTACCGCCGACTCGGGTTACCTGACCCGTCGTCTGGTGGACGTGTCGCAGGACGTCATCGTCCGCGAGCACGACTGCGAGACCGAGCGCGGCATCAACGTCGAGCTCGCCGAGCGTCAGCCGGACGGCACCCTGATCCGCGACCCGTACATCGAAACTTCGGCGTACGCACGGACTTTGGGCGCCGACGCGATCGATGAGGCCGGCAACGTCGTCGTCGCGCGTGGTGAGGATCTGGGCGACCCGTCGATCGAAGCCTTGTTGGCTGCGGGCATCACGCAGATCAAGGTCCGCTCGGTGCTGACCTGCACCACCGGAACCGGTGTGTGCGCGACCTGTTACGGACGCTCGATGGCGACCGGCAAGCTGGTCGACATCGGCGAGGCGGTCGGCATCGTGGCCGCACAGTCCATTGGTGAGCCCGGTACGCAGCTGACCATGCGCACCTTCCACCAGGGTGGTGTCGGTGAAGACATCACCGGCGGTCTGCCGCGTGTGCAGGAGCTGTTCGAGGCCCGGGTGCCGCGAGGCAAGGCGCCGATCGCCGACGTCTCCGGGCGGATTCAGCTCGAGGACGGTGAGCGCTTCTACAAGATCACCATCGTCCCCGATGATGGCGGCGAGGAAGTGGTCTACGACAAGCTCTCCAAGCGTCAGCGGCTGCGGGTGTTCAAGCACGAAGACGGTTCCGAGCGGGTGCTTTCCGATGGTGACCACGTTGAGGTGGGCCAGCAGCTGATGGAAGGCTCGGCCGATCCGCACGAGGTGCTGCGTGTGCAAGGCCCCCGTCAGGTGCAGATTCACCTGGTCCGGGAGACCCAAGAGGTCTACCGCGCCCAGGGTGTGTCGATCCACGACAAGCACATCGAGGTGATCGTTCGTCAGATGCTGCGCCGCGTCACGATCATCGACTCGGGCGCGACGGAGTTCCTGCCTGGCTCGCTGATCGAACGTGCCGGGTTCGAGGCGGAGAACCGCCGGGTGGTGGCCGAGGGCGGCGAGCCCGCCGCCGGTCGCCCGGTGCTAATGGGTATCACGAAGGCGAGCCTCGCCACCGACTCGTGGCTGAGCGCGGCGTCGTTCCAGGAGACCACGCGTGTGCTGACCGATGCGGCGATCAACTGCCGCAGCGACAAGCTGCAGGGTCTGAAGGAGAACGTGATCATCGGAAAGCTGATCCCGGCCGGTACCGGTATCAACCGGTACCGCAACATCCAGGTGCAGCCGACCGAGGAGGCCCGTGCTGCTGCGTACACGATCCCGTCCTACGAGGATCAGTACTACAGCCCGGACTTCGGTCAGGCCACCGGTGCCGCGGTTCCGCTGGACGACTACGGTTACAGCGACTACCGGTAA